From the Limosilactobacillus panis genome, one window contains:
- a CDS encoding alpha-amylase translates to MANAMPELDLWYEPSPFQNSQAYEQKNHNWSELQNFGKYIGTYVEGITDGWEIRFAAQLNQIPQPNEVIDARVDIENHTFPDLHAHLINIEKTRVKFEESDYESAGSGSLAINLKVRDLGTDSTGMSYSPQGTVQEDTPRMGYTECQIKDLSIVPG, encoded by the coding sequence ATGGCTAATGCAATGCCGGAATTGGATTTATGGTATGAACCCTCACCTTTTCAAAATTCACAAGCCTATGAGCAAAAAAACCACAACTGGTCTGAGTTGCAAAACTTTGGTAAATATATTGGTACTTACGTTGAAGGTATTACAGACGGCTGGGAAATTCGTTTTGCTGCCCAACTTAATCAAATTCCGCAACCTAACGAAGTTATTGATGCGCGCGTAGATATTGAGAACCATACGTTCCCGGATTTACACGCGCATTTGATTAACATTGAAAAAACACGGGTCAAGTTTGAAGAATCTGACTATGAAAGTGCTGGCTCTGGTTCGCTGGCTATCAACCTTAAGGTTCGTGACTTAGGAACGGATTCAACAGGTATGTCTTACTCACCGCAAGGAACGGTACAGGAAGACACACCACGCATGGGCTATACGGAATGTCAAATTAAAGACTTATCGATTGTGCCAGGTTAG
- a CDS encoding phage holin, LLH family → MSVKTINDFFSWGINSGFFVAIVWFAWAYVKPIMLEKQKHAKTVQERELLALINQLADNAVNSLVSNHEVTGSDKFKQATTMVGGALADKGFDVKRETVEQAVQSAYEKSDLTPTVDPSQKPQTGVVVSHD, encoded by the coding sequence ATGAGCGTTAAAACAATCAATGACTTTTTTAGCTGGGGTATCAACTCCGGCTTTTTTGTTGCAATCGTTTGGTTTGCTTGGGCATACGTCAAGCCAATCATGCTTGAAAAGCAAAAACACGCTAAGACGGTGCAAGAACGTGAACTGTTGGCCTTGATCAACCAATTGGCCGATAACGCGGTCAACAGCTTGGTAAGCAACCACGAAGTCACGGGCTCCGACAAGTTCAAGCAGGCCACCACGATGGTTGGTGGTGCCCTTGCCGATAAAGGCTTCGACGTTAAGCGGGAAACGGTTGAGCAAGCTGTACAATCTGCATACGAAAAGAGTGATCTGACGCCTACGGTTGACCCATCACAGAAGCCTCAAACTGGGGTGGTGGTAAGCCATGACTAA